Proteins from a single region of Oryza brachyantha chromosome 6, ObraRS2, whole genome shotgun sequence:
- the LOC121054751 gene encoding F-box/kelch-repeat protein SKIP25, which translates to MMAAAKRPCCCKPPPPTTTTTTDTCTSSSGQVQIHKRLRPASFMDDDMAAPPQPLLPGLPDHLAQLCLSPLPPRLLHAVCRPWRRLMYTPSFPPFLSLYALLDDDEDADAGVSFAAYDPLAGRWDALPPPPMPSPPPMLWHPSFLARRLPLQSVAAAGRLVLVSGSTQSLHPALSRPLVFDPATPTPRWQLAPRIPLSPRRWCAAGAARGRVFVAGGVGAGYDLAVARSGATWDPAAPSSSSSWEPIPPLRDGRFSRDAAEAVCSGGKVCMVNLRSRGAKEGAVFDLRAGRWEDMPPGMLAGWKGPAAASPPDSGDTIYVVDEEHGALTAYDWATDRWKTVAESERLKGAAEMAVAGGKACVVAPGGAKVLVVDIARPPKVSTARRELPPAPRMWEVAAPAGKRVVAVHVLPRMTRPE; encoded by the coding sequence ATGATGGCCGCGGCCAAGCGCCCCTGCTGCtgcaagccgccgccaccgacgacgacgacgacgactgaTACCTGCACTTCCTCCTCCGGCCAGGTCCAGATTCACAAGCGCCTGCGCCCGGCCTCCTTCATGGACGACGacatggcggcgccgccgcagccgctgcTCCCTGGGTTGCCGGACCACCTGGCGCAGCTCTGCctctcgccgctcccgccgcgtCTTCTACACGCTGTGtgccggccatggcggcggctcaTGTACACGCCGTCGTTCCCGCCGTTCCTGTCGCTGTATGCgctcctcgacgacgacgaggatgccGACGCCGGCGTGTCGTTTGCCGCCTATGACCCTTTGGCTGGGCGGTGGGACGCgctccccccgccgccgatgccgtcgccgccgcccatgcTCTGGCACCCGTCCTTCCTCGCTCGCCGGCTGCCGCTgcagtccgtcgccgccgcgggacgCCTCGTCCTCGTCTCCGGGTCGACGCAGTCGCTGCACCCGGCGCTGTCCCGCCCGCTCGTGTTCGACCCGGCGACGCCCACGCCGCGGTGGCAGCTCGCCCCGCGGATCCCGCTATCCCCGCGCCGGTGGtgcgcggccggcgcggcacGGGGCCGGGtgttcgtcgccggcggcgtcggcgccggctaCGACCTGGCCGTCGCCCGCTCCGGCGCGACGTGGgacccggcggcgccgtcctcctcctcctcctgggaGCCGATCCCGCCGCTGCGCGACGGACGGTTCAGCCGCGACGCCGCGGAGGCCGTCTGCTCCGGCGGGAAGGTCTGCATGGTCAACCTCCGCAGCCGCGGCGCCAAGGAGGGCGCCGTGTTCGAcctccgcgccggccgctgGGAGGACATGCCGCCCGGCATGCTCGCCGGGTGGAAGGGCCCCGCGGCCGCGTCTCCACCGGACAGCGGCGACACCATCTACGTGGTCGACGAGGAGCACGGTGCGCTGACGGCCTACGACTGGGCCACCGACCGGTGGAAAACGGTGGCCGAGTCCGAGCGCCTCAAGGGCGCGGCCGAGAtggcggtcgccggcggcaaggCATGCGTGGTGGCCCCCGGCGGCGCGAAGGTGTTGGTGGTGGACATCGCGCGGCCGCCCAAGGTGTCAACCGCGAGGAGGGaattgccgccggcgccgcgcatGTGGGAGGtagcggcgccggccgggaaGCGGGTGGTGGCGGTGCACGTGCTGCCCAGGATGACCCGGCCCGAGTAG